From the Desulfosarcina sp. BuS5 genome, one window contains:
- a CDS encoding aldehyde ferredoxin oxidoreductase N-terminal domain-containing protein, which translates to MYEPAEVTGGYTDRILKIDLSRRDINIVKLAADFKDKYIGGRGYALKLIWDETTKETVYDSRENILVMAGGPLCNEPGFPGTGKFIVGTISALTDTFIDSNVGGHFAFLMKLAGFDALAVKGISEQEVVIIIDADSGTISIVSAPVYEQDIDDGSIFFGEALLQEFCEGQYNASVAAVTAGKGACNARFGIINSLYYDKIRNRIRSKQAGRGGTGTVMRCKGLSGIIIRSSLSKANGNNAVDPKGVRGAGTEFRKILRSNDPDQLHLSAWGTTVLSEYMDKFHIFPIKNYQFGQHPESHRLFSDVFLEKYFSKKIPDGCYFGCNLGCAKGAKHTLSTYFSKSKYEWLKSSHAPSSNGGGPERW; encoded by the coding sequence ATTTATGAACCTGCAGAAGTCACCGGAGGATATACGGACAGGATCCTTAAGATAGACTTGAGCAGGCGGGATATTAATATTGTAAAATTGGCTGCCGATTTTAAGGACAAGTATATAGGAGGCCGTGGTTATGCCCTAAAGCTTATATGGGATGAAACGACAAAAGAAACGGTTTATGACAGCCGGGAGAACATACTGGTCATGGCCGGGGGGCCGCTTTGTAATGAACCTGGGTTTCCCGGAACAGGTAAATTCATTGTGGGCACAATTTCTGCTTTGACGGATACATTTATAGATTCAAATGTGGGCGGCCACTTTGCTTTCCTGATGAAGCTGGCCGGTTTTGACGCTCTGGCCGTTAAGGGGATATCCGAGCAGGAGGTCGTTATAATAATTGATGCTGATTCAGGGACTATCAGCATTGTTTCGGCTCCGGTTTACGAGCAAGATATTGACGACGGCTCCATTTTTTTTGGAGAGGCTCTTCTGCAGGAGTTTTGCGAAGGTCAGTACAATGCTTCTGTCGCGGCGGTTACGGCAGGGAAGGGGGCCTGTAACGCAAGATTCGGTATAATCAACAGTCTTTATTATGATAAAATACGTAATCGCATCCGCTCCAAGCAGGCGGGGCGGGGCGGCACCGGAACTGTAATGCGCTGCAAAGGTTTAAGTGGCATCATTATCCGCTCAAGCCTTTCCAAGGCGAATGGTAACAATGCTGTCGATCCCAAGGGCGTTCGCGGGGCAGGAACCGAATTTAGAAAAATTTTGAGAAGCAATGACCCGGATCAACTGCACCTGTCTGCCTGGGGTACTACTGTTTTATCCGAATATATGGATAAATTTCATATATTTCCAATCAAAAATTATCAGTTCGGGCAGCACCCGGAATCTCACAGGCTGTTTTCTGATGTTTTTCTGGAAAAATATTTCAGTAAAAAAATCCCTGACGGCTGTTATTTCGGATGCAATCTGGGATGCGCCAAAGGCGCGAAACATACATTATCCACATATTTTTCAAAGAGTAAATATGAATGGCTAAAAAGTTCACATGCTCCCTCGTCCAATGGGGGAGGACCGGAGCGATGGTGA
- a CDS encoding EI24 domain-containing protein: MGLSEGLKYNLRGLWFGIKKPKLLFLGIIRFLAIIIITILAASLILVYHKELLGLVWNQPESYWILWLWYLLSWLVTFFLVVVSGVLSYLLAQILFSVIIMDYMSRITEKILTGNSHEEAKLPVAQLLLYLIKQEIPRTFLPVLLSLALMILGWLTPAGPLIAILSSCLAVIFLAWDNTDLVPARRMVSFRERFRFLFRNILFHFGFGLPFLIPGLNILFLSFAPVGATIHYYEKHDQS, translated from the coding sequence ATGGGGCTATCAGAGGGTTTAAAATATAATTTACGTGGTCTATGGTTCGGGATAAAGAAACCGAAGCTTTTGTTCCTGGGGATTATCCGCTTTCTGGCAATCATTATTATTACCATTCTGGCGGCAAGCCTGATTCTTGTGTATCATAAAGAATTGCTTGGTCTTGTCTGGAATCAACCAGAAAGTTATTGGATTCTCTGGCTCTGGTACCTGTTATCCTGGCTTGTTACCTTCTTTTTGGTGGTTGTGTCGGGAGTCCTTTCATATCTTTTAGCACAAATTTTGTTCAGTGTTATCATTATGGACTATATGTCCAGGATAACGGAAAAAATATTAACCGGTAATTCACACGAAGAGGCAAAGCTGCCGGTAGCTCAGTTGTTGCTCTATCTGATCAAACAGGAAATTCCTAGAACATTTTTGCCGGTTCTGCTTTCCTTGGCGCTCATGATTTTGGGCTGGCTGACTCCGGCGGGGCCTTTAATTGCGATTCTTTCATCTTGTCTGGCGGTAATATTTCTTGCCTGGGATAATACCGATTTAGTGCCTGCCAGACGTATGGTTTCTTTCAGGGAGCGGTTTAGATTTTTATTTAGGAATATTCTCTTTCATTTCGGTTTCGGGCTGCCCTTTTTGATCCCTGGCCTGAATATCCTCTTTCTATCCTTTGCGCCTGTCGGCGCTACTATCCATTATTATGAAAAGCATGACCAGTCTTGA
- a CDS encoding anti-sigma factor family protein, translating to MGCAKIRRNLSGYIENELDANTMNIVEQHLLSCNKCKEALNSLHIIVQDLSVMESVKAPDDFLDRLHDRIKKDSGFNRLIRKMFLPPMIKVPFQFAAAAAMAVLIFFIVHTPAIKHEMESVPTVMHAERKAAVVKHKFDKDGPVAGQTAIPVESEAVDEKSALTIEFALLLDKQTPPARNVLQSFMERKAEPGKEDLKSGKRISSDTDAAAPAALHSIPTSAISAGDINRIVHRVQGRVLAIEYSSRNNSPELLMAEIPANEYSSFLKELRNLGEFRSPPPSIPAKKPSLIQVQVRFVQKAE from the coding sequence ATGGGATGTGCAAAAATAAGACGGAACTTGTCAGGATATATTGAAAATGAGCTTGATGCGAATACTATGAACATAGTGGAACAGCATCTATTGTCCTGCAATAAATGCAAAGAGGCCCTTAATTCTCTGCATATTATTGTTCAGGATTTGTCGGTTATGGAAAGTGTCAAGGCCCCGGATGATTTTCTCGACAGGCTGCACGACCGCATAAAAAAAGATTCCGGCTTTAACCGACTGATCCGAAAGATGTTTCTCCCTCCCATGATTAAGGTTCCATTTCAGTTTGCAGCAGCCGCCGCAATGGCTGTTTTAATTTTTTTCATTGTCCATACACCGGCAATAAAGCACGAAATGGAATCCGTTCCGACTGTTATGCATGCCGAAAGAAAAGCTGCTGTTGTAAAACATAAATTTGATAAAGACGGGCCGGTGGCCGGGCAGACTGCTATACCTGTCGAATCGGAGGCGGTGGATGAGAAATCGGCATTAACTATTGAATTTGCCTTGCTGCTGGATAAACAGACCCCGCCGGCCCGTAATGTTTTGCAGTCTTTTATGGAACGTAAGGCTGAGCCTGGAAAAGAAGACCTGAAATCCGGCAAACGCATTTCTTCAGATACTGATGCGGCAGCCCCTGCGGCTTTGCACAGTATCCCGACTTCGGCTATATCTGCCGGAGATATAAATAGAATAGTCCACAGAGTTCAGGGAAGGGTCCTTGCTATTGAATACAGCAGCCGGAACAACAGCCCTGAGCTGCTTATGGCTGAAATTCCTGCAAACGAGTATAGTTCTTTTTTAAAGGAGCTTCGAAATTTAGGTGAGTTCCGTTCCCCCCCTCCTTCCATTCCCGCCAAGAAACCGTCGCTTATTCAAGTGCAGGTCAGATTTGTCCAAAAAGCCGAGTAA
- a CDS encoding RNA polymerase sigma factor: MIEINRSRRSYLSDVELIKAFQAGDKDVFDELVIRYKDRIVNLCYRFLGDYQDACDTAQDVFIKAFEALVKFRFKSSFYTWIYRISVNTCNNRLKSLEFRFKKMIKRSRSYNIGNPGFSNTGNAYLSCSDESFSPAVRLEKKERSILIARAVDSLSGLKKTVVILRDIEGLAYDEISKITGLKPGTVKSKLARARADLRKKLKSVL, translated from the coding sequence ATGATAGAGATTAATAGATCAAGACGTTCCTATCTTTCCGATGTTGAGCTTATAAAAGCATTCCAGGCCGGGGATAAAGATGTCTTTGATGAACTTGTAATCAGGTATAAGGATAGAATCGTCAACCTCTGTTACAGGTTTCTTGGTGATTATCAGGATGCCTGCGATACGGCCCAGGATGTTTTCATTAAGGCCTTTGAGGCGTTGGTGAAGTTTCGTTTTAAATCTTCATTCTATACATGGATTTACCGAATATCTGTTAATACCTGTAATAACAGGCTCAAGTCTTTGGAGTTCAGGTTCAAAAAAATGATTAAGCGATCCCGATCCTACAATATAGGCAATCCAGGCTTTTCAAATACAGGGAATGCTTACTTATCCTGCTCGGATGAATCTTTTTCGCCGGCAGTAAGACTTGAAAAGAAAGAGCGTTCAATCTTGATTGCCAGGGCAGTCGATTCTTTATCCGGCTTGAAAAAGACAGTTGTTATTCTTCGTGATATTGAAGGGCTTGCTTATGATGAGATTTCTAAAATAACAGGTTTAAAACCAGGAACGGTTAAGTCAAAACTGGCAAGAGCAAGGGCGGATTTAAGAAAAAAGCTTAAGAGTGTATTATAA
- a CDS encoding YkgJ family cysteine cluster protein, protein MDNQNNSPYHFDSNTCKTCGGKCCRGFGGYVWISMEELEKMAGARKMDVALFSKQYVRQVQGRLSLQERVINGEHFCCFFDLIDCQCAIYQSRPKQCRTFPFWDHLKKDPRKLLDEYPGVSLPINFKLPKSPAPVTG, encoded by the coding sequence ATGGATAATCAAAACAATTCCCCCTATCATTTTGATAGCAATACTTGCAAAACATGTGGCGGAAAATGCTGTCGGGGTTTTGGAGGTTATGTTTGGATCAGTATGGAAGAGCTGGAGAAAATGGCAGGCGCAAGAAAAATGGATGTGGCCTTATTTTCTAAGCAATATGTACGGCAGGTTCAAGGTAGGCTTTCATTGCAAGAGCGCGTTATCAATGGCGAACATTTCTGCTGCTTTTTTGACCTCATCGATTGTCAATGTGCCATCTATCAAAGCAGGCCCAAGCAGTGTAGAACGTTCCCGTTCTGGGATCATCTTAAGAAAGATCCCCGGAAACTCTTAGATGAGTATCCTGGGGTTTCTCTTCCGATTAATTTCAAGCTTCCAAAATCACCAGCGCCAGTCACCGGGTAA
- the tolR gene encoding protein TolR yields the protein MIYKGNNDNLMSDINVTPFVDVMLVLLIIFMVTAPMMVQGVNVSLPEAAAKSLPAQAENLVITIAKNGGIYINDYQVEFNFLQEKLSKIMGGRKDREVFLKADKEISYGMVVRVMSEIKNAGVEKIGMVTEPASTKKNRKKA from the coding sequence ATGATATATAAAGGAAATAATGATAACCTTATGTCCGACATCAATGTGACTCCCTTTGTTGATGTTATGCTTGTTCTCCTTATTATTTTTATGGTTACAGCGCCTATGATGGTTCAAGGGGTTAATGTATCCCTGCCTGAGGCGGCTGCCAAATCTCTCCCTGCGCAGGCCGAGAACCTGGTCATTACTATCGCTAAAAACGGTGGGATTTATATCAACGATTATCAAGTGGAATTCAATTTCCTGCAGGAAAAATTGTCCAAAATTATGGGTGGACGCAAGGATCGAGAGGTTTTTCTAAAAGCTGATAAAGAGATATCTTATGGGATGGTTGTTCGGGTAATGTCGGAAATTAAGAACGCTGGAGTTGAAAAGATCGGGATGGTTACAGAGCCTGCCAGCACTAAAAAAAACAGAAAAAAAGCATAA
- a CDS encoding DUF1326 domain-containing protein translates to MIELKPGWQLKGIYNEACASEGPCPYYFGRDKEGGCRYFMVFRIMEGKVNDVDLSGITILYMGDILHSTFEELMDDGSEGGIYISDNATLQQREILDTLAVINIGSVFMKKNFGVKYINLEIQEEKDSIHFKMPYGEMQQSMTRGLDGTPVRLENQVFPILSNAKACHTPFWWFNDYGRHFDYKDRCGVWADFIFEG, encoded by the coding sequence ATGATAGAATTAAAACCAGGCTGGCAGTTAAAAGGAATCTATAATGAGGCCTGCGCCTCGGAAGGTCCCTGCCCTTATTATTTCGGCAGGGATAAGGAAGGAGGATGCAGATATTTTATGGTCTTTCGTATTATGGAGGGGAAAGTCAATGATGTTGACCTTTCCGGTATTACTATCCTGTATATGGGTGATATTCTACATTCCACATTTGAAGAATTAATGGATGACGGATCAGAGGGGGGAATATATATAAGCGACAACGCCACCCTGCAACAGCGTGAGATCCTTGACACCCTGGCTGTTATTAATATAGGGTCGGTTTTTATGAAGAAGAACTTCGGCGTTAAATATATAAACTTGGAAATTCAAGAAGAAAAAGATAGCATACATTTTAAAATGCCATATGGAGAGATGCAGCAGAGCATGACCAGAGGACTCGACGGAACCCCGGTACGCCTTGAAAATCAGGTGTTCCCTATTCTTTCAAATGCTAAGGCCTGCCACACTCCGTTTTGGTGGTTTAATGATTACGGACGACATTTTGATTATAAAGATCGTTGCGGTGTTTGGGCTGACTTTATATTTGAAGGGTAG
- a CDS encoding MotA/TolQ/ExbB proton channel family protein, translated as MSGSDIDLLHMVTNAGLMVQFVLLLLLFFSITSWAIIIIKYRYLRKAIKESILFTDFFWTSRDFSNAFKKAKELSGSPVARTFRVGYLELKKLSLSGVSVNPETQKKQESDIPSLSSKFAGTDNLQRALRRAINTETTRMIQMVPFLATTGNTTPFIGLFGTVWGIMNSFHGIGLRGSATLAVVAPGISEALVATAAGLAAAIPAVIAFNYFMQKIRRIESELQSFSADFLNIIERDVLSADRSAK; from the coding sequence ATGTCCGGTTCAGATATTGACTTATTACACATGGTAACCAATGCAGGGCTCATGGTTCAGTTTGTGCTTTTGCTGTTGCTTTTTTTTTCGATAACCTCATGGGCAATCATCATTATTAAATATAGATACTTGAGAAAAGCAATAAAAGAATCGATCCTTTTTACAGACTTTTTCTGGACGAGCAGGGATTTTTCAAATGCCTTTAAAAAAGCCAAGGAGCTTTCCGGAAGCCCTGTTGCCAGAACTTTTCGTGTCGGATATCTTGAATTAAAGAAGTTGAGCTTGTCAGGGGTTTCCGTAAACCCGGAGACGCAAAAAAAACAGGAATCCGATATACCATCTTTGAGCTCAAAATTTGCAGGAACAGATAATCTGCAAAGGGCGCTAAGACGGGCTATCAACACAGAGACAACCAGAATGATACAAATGGTCCCCTTTCTGGCTACGACAGGGAATACAACTCCTTTTATCGGACTTTTCGGCACTGTATGGGGGATAATGAATTCTTTTCATGGAATCGGTTTGCGTGGCTCTGCCACTCTGGCTGTTGTGGCGCCCGGTATCTCAGAGGCTCTTGTCGCTACCGCCGCGGGCTTAGCCGCAGCAATACCGGCAGTGATAGCCTTTAATTATTTCATGCAGAAGATCAGGAGGATAGAGTCCGAACTGCAGAGTTTTTCTGCTGATTTTTTAAATATAATAGAAAGAGACGTTCTAAGCGCGGACAGGAGCGCCAAATGA
- a CDS encoding VIT domain-containing protein has translation MGKIKTIALILFFALPGIITAHPAAMAAEEADKTLSPYFFVNTDEPGIDRLPLKSTSVDVNISGVIADVKVTQVYKNEGRRPIEAVYVFPASTRVAVYGMKMTIGERTIVARISERDEARRKYEAAKKSGRSASLLEQQRPNVFQMNVANILPSDIIKVELRYTELLIPVDRIYEFVYPTVVGPRYSDKRAGEMSPSEQWVENPYLREGEAPAELFNIDLTLNAGLPIDEIVCNSHKVDIGYNGLNSASINLSATEKHASNRDFILKYRLAGGKIESGMLLYEGEKENFFLVMLQPPKKVQASLIPPREYIFIVDVSGSMHGFPLDISKKLLKDLISGLRAEDRFNLLLFAGGSSVMSEKSLPATQDNIRKAIDIIERQRGGGGTNLLPALKKGLAMPGTEGSSRSIIIATDGYVTVKEEAFDLIRNSLGDANFFSFGIGSSVNRHLIEGMARVGMGQPFIITRPEEAAEKAEKFRNMIMTPVLTNIKIDFGKFKVFDVEPPCITDLLTDRPVIIFGKYRGKPKGIIKLKGVTGEGLFNRNIALSGIKPIKAGAALRYLWARHRIALLADYNLLRPNDERIKEVTSLGLSYNLLTAYTSFLAVDSHKRLKNGKATIVKQPLPLPRGVSNYAVGKMNFSNKMFSAQPAIPSSGGFLVRQKAVGRKEAKGDLSVESELVSDSEDMNDIRIKNVAVTGKLVKQAALKVLEKGILKINLCYNKFSKKRSGAYKETIVILSVDSSGRVTRVRTESKDLGNSRLEGCIINNLEGLLFPPVKGGCRIKLTVIFPV, from the coding sequence ATGGGGAAAATAAAAACAATAGCATTGATACTTTTTTTTGCTCTGCCTGGAATAATTACGGCCCATCCTGCGGCTATGGCCGCCGAGGAGGCGGACAAAACATTGTCCCCATATTTTTTTGTTAATACGGATGAACCAGGAATAGATCGTCTTCCTTTAAAATCCACATCAGTAGATGTGAATATCTCCGGAGTGATAGCCGACGTTAAAGTAACCCAGGTTTATAAAAACGAAGGCCGCCGGCCTATTGAAGCTGTTTATGTTTTTCCGGCATCTACAAGGGTTGCGGTATACGGTATGAAGATGACCATAGGGGAGCGGACGATTGTCGCCAGGATCAGTGAACGGGATGAGGCCAGGCGGAAGTACGAGGCTGCCAAAAAATCGGGCCGGTCTGCTTCTCTGCTGGAGCAGCAGAGACCCAACGTTTTCCAGATGAATGTGGCCAATATTCTACCTTCCGATATTATAAAGGTTGAACTCAGATATACCGAACTCCTGATTCCGGTTGACCGGATATACGAGTTTGTTTATCCTACGGTAGTCGGGCCGCGATACTCTGATAAAAGGGCAGGTGAGATGAGTCCCTCGGAGCAATGGGTGGAAAATCCTTATCTCCGCGAAGGGGAAGCCCCTGCAGAATTGTTTAATATAGATCTGACTCTGAACGCAGGGCTTCCGATAGATGAAATAGTCTGTAACTCCCATAAGGTTGATATAGGCTATAATGGTTTAAATTCCGCATCGATCAATCTGTCTGCCACCGAAAAACATGCTTCAAACAGGGATTTTATTTTAAAATATCGGCTTGCAGGGGGTAAAATCGAATCCGGTATGCTTCTTTATGAAGGTGAAAAGGAAAATTTTTTCCTGGTAATGCTCCAGCCCCCCAAAAAAGTTCAGGCTTCCCTTATTCCCCCGCGGGAATATATTTTTATTGTAGATGTCTCCGGTTCCATGCATGGATTTCCTCTGGATATATCAAAAAAACTTCTTAAAGATCTTATAAGCGGCCTGCGGGCTGAGGATAGATTTAATCTGCTGCTCTTTGCCGGAGGTTCATCCGTTATGTCGGAAAAGTCTCTGCCTGCAACCCAGGATAATATCAGGAAGGCAATTGATATTATCGAGCGGCAGCGCGGGGGAGGGGGGACCAATCTTTTGCCGGCGCTGAAAAAGGGCCTGGCAATGCCTGGAACCGAAGGCTCTTCACGCAGCATTATTATAGCTACGGATGGATATGTGACGGTTAAGGAAGAGGCTTTTGATCTTATACGTAACAGCCTGGGAGATGCCAACTTTTTTTCTTTTGGCATAGGATCGAGTGTGAACCGTCATCTTATCGAAGGAATGGCAAGGGTGGGGATGGGACAGCCTTTTATCATAACCCGACCGGAAGAAGCGGCTGAAAAAGCGGAAAAGTTCAGGAATATGATAATGACCCCGGTACTGACTAATATTAAGATCGATTTTGGAAAATTCAAAGTATTTGACGTGGAACCTCCCTGTATTACGGATCTGCTGACAGACCGGCCGGTTATAATCTTCGGCAAGTATCGCGGCAAACCTAAAGGGATTATCAAATTAAAAGGTGTCACAGGTGAGGGGCTGTTCAACAGAAATATTGCTTTATCCGGAATAAAGCCGATCAAGGCCGGCGCAGCGCTTCGATATTTGTGGGCCCGGCATCGCATAGCCCTGCTTGCCGATTATAACCTCCTCAGGCCGAATGATGAGCGGATCAAAGAGGTTACAAGCCTGGGCCTATCATATAACCTGTTGACAGCATATACATCATTTCTTGCCGTTGATTCCCATAAACGTTTAAAGAATGGAAAAGCAACCATTGTAAAACAGCCTCTTCCGCTGCCTCGGGGGGTTTCGAATTATGCTGTGGGGAAAATGAATTTTTCTAATAAAATGTTTTCAGCGCAACCTGCCATACCAAGTTCCGGCGGATTTTTAGTACGTCAAAAAGCAGTGGGGAGAAAAGAAGCTAAGGGGGATCTCTCTGTTGAGTCTGAACTCGTATCTGACTCTGAAGATATGAATGACATACGGATTAAGAATGTAGCCGTCACAGGAAAATTGGTAAAGCAGGCGGCTTTGAAGGTTTTGGAAAAGGGGATTTTAAAAATTAATTTATGTTATAACAAGTTTTCAAAAAAAAGAAGCGGCGCATATAAAGAAACGATAGTTATTTTATCGGTCGATTCCAGCGGACGCGTTACCAGGGTGCGAACAGAAAGCAAGGATCTCGGAAACAGCAGGCTTGAAGGTTGCATTATCAATAATCTTGAAGGCTTGCTTTTCCCACCCGTTAAAGGGGGATGCAGAATAAAATTGACGGTTATATTTCCTGTTTAA
- a CDS encoding aldehyde ferredoxin oxidoreductase family protein yields the protein MDKILRIDMGAKGGPKAHEKPLGEYAGIGGRAMTSAIIAKEVPPMCHPLGEDNKLVFAPGLLSGSVAAMSGRISVGFKSPLTGGIKESNAGGQPSQMIGRLGYAAIVLEGKPKDDTIYKIIINKDGADIVTDNSLNMLGNYDLVAKIKKECGDKVACISIGPAGEMKMAAASVAFTDMEMRPTRHAGRGGAGAVMGSKGVKVIIVDDTGTSMRTPADPEKFKKANKNFVQGLKKHPVTGEGLPAYGTNVLTNVVNEAGAYPTRNFTSGRFETCSRISGETQAETETARGGLATHGCHKGCVIRCSGVYNDKDGNFLTKQPEYETVWAHGGNCEIDDLDAIAMLDRLDDDFGLDTIEMGATIGVAMEAGLAKFGDAEAAINLLKEVGKGTPLGRILGNGAAITGKVFGVERVPVVKGQSMPAYDPRAVQGQGVTYATSPMGADHTAGYAVATNLLGVGGNVDALKPEGQVELSRNLQIATAAIDSTGMCLFIAFAILDQPETFQALIDLINGFTGQKLTADDITALGKSILNNERDFNARAGFTSKDDRLPDYFRKEKFAPHDVRFEVTDEELDQVFNW from the coding sequence ATGGACAAAATTTTAAGAATAGATATGGGCGCCAAGGGGGGTCCCAAAGCCCACGAAAAACCTCTGGGTGAATATGCAGGCATCGGCGGACGCGCCATGACATCGGCAATTATCGCCAAAGAGGTGCCGCCCATGTGCCATCCCCTAGGGGAAGATAATAAGCTGGTTTTTGCTCCGGGACTTTTAAGCGGTTCGGTGGCGGCCATGTCGGGACGAATTTCGGTTGGCTTCAAGAGTCCTCTTACAGGCGGAATAAAAGAGTCGAATGCAGGCGGCCAGCCCTCCCAGATGATCGGCAGACTGGGATATGCCGCGATTGTGCTGGAAGGCAAACCGAAGGACGATACCATATATAAAATTATAATTAACAAGGACGGCGCGGATATAGTGACTGATAACAGTCTTAATATGCTGGGCAATTATGATCTGGTCGCAAAGATCAAAAAAGAATGCGGCGACAAGGTCGCCTGTATCTCAATCGGGCCGGCCGGAGAAATGAAAATGGCGGCTGCTTCGGTGGCTTTCACGGACATGGAAATGAGACCCACCCGGCATGCCGGCCGCGGCGGGGCAGGGGCTGTCATGGGGTCCAAGGGTGTCAAGGTCATTATCGTGGATGATACCGGAACAAGTATGAGAACTCCTGCAGATCCTGAGAAGTTCAAAAAAGCCAATAAGAATTTTGTGCAGGGATTAAAAAAACATCCTGTTACAGGCGAAGGACTGCCTGCTTACGGAACCAATGTTTTGACCAACGTTGTTAATGAAGCCGGCGCTTATCCTACTCGTAATTTTACGTCCGGAAGGTTTGAAACCTGCTCCAGAATCAGCGGTGAAACCCAGGCGGAAACAGAGACCGCCCGCGGCGGCCTTGCCACTCACGGCTGCCATAAAGGCTGCGTAATACGATGTTCAGGTGTTTATAATGATAAAGACGGCAACTTTCTTACCAAACAACCGGAATATGAAACAGTCTGGGCCCACGGCGGGAATTGCGAGATAGACGATCTGGATGCCATCGCAATGCTTGACCGGCTGGATGATGATTTCGGCCTGGATACGATCGAGATGGGTGCCACAATTGGAGTTGCCATGGAAGCAGGGTTGGCAAAATTCGGGGATGCCGAAGCCGCCATCAATCTTCTTAAAGAGGTAGGCAAAGGCACGCCTTTAGGCCGCATTCTTGGCAACGGTGCTGCAATTACCGGCAAGGTGTTCGGTGTGGAGCGGGTGCCTGTTGTAAAAGGCCAGTCAATGCCTGCTTATGATCCCCGCGCGGTTCAGGGCCAGGGGGTAACATATGCCACCAGCCCAATGGGTGCTGATCATACCGCCGGATATGCCGTGGCCACCAATCTTCTTGGCGTTGGAGGGAACGTTGATGCCTTAAAGCCGGAAGGACAGGTCGAGCTTTCCAGGAATCTTCAAATCGCCACAGCCGCTATTGACTCAACCGGGATGTGTCTTTTTATTGCTTTTGCAATTCTTGATCAGCCGGAAACATTCCAGGCTCTTATTGATTTGATAAACGGTTTTACAGGACAAAAGCTGACAGCAGATGATATTACAGCCCTGGGCAAATCGATTCTGAATAATGAGAGAGATTTTAATGCAAGGGCGGGATTCACCTCCAAGGATGACCGGCTGCCCGATTATTTCAGAAAAGAGAAATTTGCTCCCCATGATGTAAGATTTGAAGTTACCGACGAGGAACTTGACCAGGTTTTTAACTGGTAA